In a single window of the Gossypium hirsutum isolate 1008001.06 chromosome A13, Gossypium_hirsutum_v2.1, whole genome shotgun sequence genome:
- the LOC107940807 gene encoding leucine aminopeptidase translates to MAPLDPHSFIDSHHPLTTDISLSLYLDFPSATIHGVAFFILKSPHVGQLSFDTRSLSIHQVLSPITLSPLPFSLSSSPDPIKGTQLSISLPDDDVLNSFFIVFSTFPSSSALQWLSPPQTFNKKHPFVYTQCQCIHARSIFPCQDTPAARIRYSALLNVPRELSAVMSARHVDRRSPVSGEGHSHLLPGGFNSLWCSETRVVEEFQMNQPIPPYLFAFAVGELGFREVGPRTRVYSEAVNSVLDAAAKEFAGTEEMIRQGEKLFGDYDWERFDLLVLPPSFPYGGMENPRMVFLTPTVIKGDASGAQVVAHELAHSWTGNLITNMNNEHFWLNEGFTTYAERRIVEAVQGEDRAILNTGIGWKGLNEEMERFKDNLEFTKLKNNQEGVDPDDVYSEVPYEKGFQFLWRIERQIGRPAFDEFIKKYIATFKFKSIDTHTFLKFLKANVPGIEKEIDLVLWTEGTGIPPDAYEPVSNLYTKIVSLANEFKLGRMPREDEVADWRGQEWELYLENLPKVIEASQVLALDERYRLSESKDYEVKVAFLQLAIISQCRNFYGEVEKTLKEVGRMKYLRPLYRALVQGKGKEEEKILAKRVFSEAHECYHPIARGVVESIFAKHL, encoded by the exons ATGGCACCTTTGGACCCTCACTCCTTCATTGACTCTCACCACCCTTTAACCACTGACATCTCTCTTTCCCTTTACTTAGACTTCCCTTCCGCCACCATCCACGGCGTCGCTTTCTTCATCCTTAAATCCCCTCATGTCGGTCAACTTTCTTTTGATACCCGTTCCCTTTCCATTCACCAGGTCCTTTCTCCTATTACCCTTTCCCCTCTCCCTTTCTCTCTTTCCTCTTCACCTGACCCTATCAAAGGAACCCAGCTTTCCATCTCGCTACCAGACGACGACGTTTTGAACTCCTTCTTCATCGTTTTCTCTACTTTCCCTTCTTCTTCTGCTCTCCAATGGCTATCCCCGCCGCAAACGTTTAACaaaaaacacccttttgtttataCTCAATGCCAGTGTATCCACGCGCGTTCCATTTTCCCATGTCAAGACACTCCCGCGGCGAGAATCCGTTACTCTGCTTTGCTCAATGTCCCTCGGGAGTTATCCGCCGTTATGTCCGCCCGCCATGTCGATAGGAGGTCACCGGTTTCCGGTGAAGGACATTCGCATTTGTTGCCCGGTGGGTTTAATTCGTTGTGGTGTTCCGAAACGAGGGTAGTCGAGGAATTTCAGATGAACCAACCTATTCCGCCGTATTTGTTCGCGTTTGCAGTTGGGGAGCTGGGTTTTAGGGAAGTTGGACCGAGGACTAGGGTTTATTCGGAGGCAGTGAATAGTGTATTGGATGCTGCGGCTAAAGAGTTCGCCGGGACGGAGGAAATGATCAGGCAAGGGGAGAAATTATTTGGGGATTATGATTGGGAAAGGTTCGATTTGCTTGTTTTGCCACCGAGTTTCCCATATGGTGGAATGGAGAATCCAAGGATGGTGTTTTTGACCCCAACTGTGATTAAAGGGGATGCCAGTGGAGCTCAGGTGGTCGCGCATGAGCTTGCTCATAGTTGGACCGGCAACTTGATTACTAATATGAACAATGAGCATTTTTGGTTGAATGAG GGTTTTACAACATATGCAGAAAGGAGAATTGTTGAGGCTGTTCAAGGTGAAGACAGGGCTATATTGAACACTGGAATTGGTTGGAAGGGTTTAAATGAGGAAATGGAGAGATTTAAAGACAATCTAGAATTCACCAAGCTTAAAAACAATCAAGAAGGAGTCGATCCTGACGATGTTTATTCCGAAGTTCCATACGAGAAAGGGTTTCAGTTCCTATGGCGAATCGAACGTCAG ATTGGTAGACCAGCCTTTGATGAATTTATCAAGAAATATATTGCTACCTTCAAGTTCAAGTCAATTGACACCCACACGTTTCTCAAATTCCTTAAAGCTAATGTCCCTGGCATAGAGAAAGAGATAGATCTAGTGTTGTGGACCGAGGGGACTGGTATTCCACCCGATGCATATGAACCGGTATCCAATCTATACACCAAAATTGTGTCATTGGCGAATGAATTTAAACTCGGGAGGATGCCGAGGGAGGATGAAGTTGCAGATTGGCGAGGGCAGGAATGGGAGCTTTACTTAGAGAACCTACCTAAAGTTATTGAGGCTTCTCAG GTCTTAGCCTTGGATGAACGCTACAGGCTATCAGAATCAAAGGATTACGAGGTAAAAGTGGCTTTTCTTCAACTAGCAATTATATCCCAGTGCAGGAATTTCTACGGCGAGGTGGAGAAAACTTTGAAAGAAGTTGGGAGAATGAAGTACCTTCGGCCACTTTATAGGGCTCTCGTACAAGGTAAAGGGAAAGAGGAAGAAAAGATTTTGGCCAAACGAGTGTTTTCGGAGGCTCATGAGTGTTATCACCCCATAGCTCGAGGAGTTGTGGAGTCCATCTTTGCCAAGCACCTCTAA